One genomic window of Panicum hallii strain FIL2 chromosome 6, PHallii_v3.1, whole genome shotgun sequence includes the following:
- the LOC112896762 gene encoding protein TPR2: MSSLSRELVFLILQFLDEEKFKETVHKLEQESGFYFNMKHFEDLVQGGEWDEVEKYLSGFTKVEDNRYSMKIFFEIRKQKYLEALDRHDRAKAVEILVKDLKVFASFNEELFKEITQLLTLENFRQNEQLSKYGDTKSARNIMLLELKKLIEANPLFRDKLNFPPFKASRLRTLINQSLNWQHQLCKNPRPNPDIKTLFTDHSCAAPTNGARAPPPANGPLVGSIPKSAGFPPMGAHAPFQPVVSPSPNAIAGWMTNANPSLPHAAVAQGPPGLVQAPNTAAFLKHPRTPTSAPGIDYQSADSEHLMKRMRVGQPDEVSFSGASHPANMYTQEDLPKQVVRTLNQGSNVMSLDFHPVQQTILLVGTNVGDIAVWEVGSRERIAHKTFKVWDIGSCTLPLQAALMKDAAISVNRCLWSPDGTILGVAFSKHIVQTYTFVPNGDLRQQAEIDAHIGGVNDIAFSHPNKTLSIITCGDDKLIKVWDAQTGQKQYTFEGHEAPVYSVCPHYKESIQFIFSTAIDGKIKAWLYDCLGSRVDYDAPGHWCTTMAYSADGTRLFSCGTSKEGDSHLVEWNETEGAIKKTYNGFRKRSLGVVQFDTTRNRFLAAGDEFLVKFWDMDNTNILTTTDCDGGLPASPRLRFNREGSLLAVTTSDNGIKILANTDGQRLLRMLESRAFEGSRGPPQQINTKPPIVALGPVSNVSSPIAVNAERPDRILPAVSTSGLAPMDASRTPDVKPRITDESEKVKTWKLADIVDNGHLRALHLSDTDTNPSKVVRLLYTNNGIALLALGSNAVHKLWKWQRSDRNPNGKSTASVAPQMWQPANGILMTNDTNDGNPEEATACIALSKNDSYVMSASGGKVSLFNMMTFKVMTTFMAPPPAATFLAFHPQDNNIIAIGMEDSTIQIYNVRIDDVKSKLKGHQKKITGLAFSQSMNVLVSSGADAQLCVWSIDGWEKKKSRYIQPPANRSGTLVGDTRVQFHNDQTHLLVVHESQLAIYDGNLECLRSWSPRDALPAPISSAIYSCDGLLVYAAFCDGAIGVFEAESLRLRCRIAPSAYIPPSILPGPGRVYPLVVAAHPVEPNQIALGMSDGKVHVVEPLDADPKWGTAPPQDNGAHPAISAAPSAASNQASDQPTR; the protein is encoded by the exons ATGTCGTCTCTGAGCAGGGAGCTGGTGTTCCTCATCCTGCAGTTCCTCGATGAGGAGAAGTTCAAGGAGACGGTGCACAA GTTGGAGCAGGAGTCTGGCTTCTACTTCAACATGAAGCACTTCGAGGACCTTGTGCAGGGCGGCGAGTGGGACGAGGTGGAGAAGTACCTCAGCGGCTTCACCAAGGTGGAGGACAACCGCTACTCCATGAAGATCTTCTTTGAGATCCGCAAGCAGAAGTACCTTGAGGCCCTTGATAG GCATGATAGGGCCAAGGCTGTGGAGATTCTCGTGAAGGATCTCAAGGTATTCGCCTCCTTCAATGAGGAGCTGTTCAAGGAGATAACACAGCTGCTGACGTTGGAGAATTTTAG GCAAAATGAGCAGCTATCCAAGTATGGGGACACAAAGTCAGCTCGGAATATCATGCTCTTGGAGCTCAAGAAGCTCATTGAGGCGAACCCACTGTTCCGGGACAAGCTGAATTTCCCACCATTCAAAGCTTCGAGACTTCGCACGTTGATCAATCAAAG TCTGAACTGGCAACATCAGCTCTGCAAGAATCCCAGACCAAACCCAGACATCAAGACACTTTTTACTGATCACTCTTGTGCTGCTCCTACCAACGGAGCAAGAGCTCCTCCGCCTGCCAATGGGCCCCTTGTTGGATCCATCCCTAAGTCAGCTGGATTTCCACCAATGGGTGCTCATGCT CCATTTCAACCTGTGGTGTCGCCATCTCCGAACGCTATTGCAGGTTGGATGACGAATGCCAATCCCTCTTTGCCTCATGCTGCTGTTGCACAAGGACCACCTGGCCTTGTTCAGGCTCCAAACACAG CGGCATTTCTAAAGCATCCAAGAACCCCTACAAGTGCACCCGGCATTGATTACCAGTCTGCAGATTCAGAACATCTCATGAAAAGGATGCGTGTAGGGCAACCAGATGAG GTATCTTTCTCTGGTGCAAGCCATCCTGCCAATATGTACACTCAAGAAGACCTTCCCAAACAAGTGGTTCGTACCCTTAATCAGGGTTCTAACGTTATGAGCCTGGATTTCCATCCTGTTCAACAAACCATCCTTTTAG TTGGAACAAATGTGGGCGACATTGCGGTATGGGAAGTTGGTTCACGCGAAAGGATAGCTCACAAGACTTTCAAAGTTTGGGATATTGGTTCCTGCACATTGCCTTTGCAG GCTGCACTGATGAAAGATGCTGCAATATCTGTCAATAGATGTCTGTGGAGCCCTGATGGAACTATTCTAG GTGTTGCTTTCTCGAAGCATATTGTTCAGACATACACATTCGTACCTAATGGGGATTTACGGCAGCAAGCAGAG ATTGATGCACACATTGGTGGGGTTAATGACATAGCCTTCTCCCACCCCAACAAGACTCTATCTATCATTACGTGTGGGGATGACAAACTCATTAAG GTGTGGGATGCTCAAAcaggacaaaagcaatacacGTTTGAAGGCCATGAAGCTCCAGTTTATTCTGTATGCCCGCACTACAAGGAGTCCATTCAG TTTATCTTCTCTACCGCCATCGATGGAAAAATCAAGGCATGGTTATATGATTGCTTGGGCTCAAGAGTTGACTATGATGCTCCTGGACATTGGTGTACTACTATGGCTTACAGTGCTGATGGGACAAG GCTTTTCTCTTGTGGTACTAGTAAAGAAGGTGATTCTCACTTGGTTGAGTGGAATGAAACTGAAGGGGCTATTAAGAAGACATACAATGGCTTCAGGAAACGTTCGCTCGGTGTTGTTCAGTTCGACACAACCAGAAACCGCTTCTTGGCTGCTGGAGATGAATTTCTTGTTAAATTCTGGGATATGGATAACACCAACATATTAACAACAACAGATTGTGATGGCGGACTTCCT GCAAGCCCTCGTTTGAGATTCAATAGAGAAGGCTCATTACTCGCTGTTACAACAAGTGATAATGGAATAAAAATACTTGCCAACACTGATGGGCAGCGCTTGCTTAGGATGCTCGAGAGCAGAGCATTTGAGGGCTCTAGAGGACCTCCTCAACAAATAAATACCAAG CCTCCAATTGTTGCCCTCGGTCCTGTTTCAAATGTCTCCAGTCCTATAGCAGTGAATGCCGAGCGGCCTGATAGGATATTGCCTGCAGTGTCAACGAGTGGCTTG GCACCTATGGACGCAAGCAGAACTCCAGATGTTAAACCGAGAATAACAGATGAATCTGAAAAGGTCAAAACCTGGAAGTTGGCTGACATTGTGGATAATGGACATCTTCGAGCCCTGCATTTGTCAGATACAGACACGAACCCAAGCAAG GTCGTACGTTTGTTATATACAAATAATGGGATTGCACTGTTGGCTCTTGGCTCCAATGCTGTTCATAAGTTGTGGAAATGGCAAAGGAGTGACAGAAATCCTAATGGCAAG TCTACTGCATCTGTTGCACCTCAAATGTGGCAACCAGCAAATGGGATTCTGATGACAAATGACACTAATGATGGCAACCCGGAAGAAGCAACTGCTTGCATTGCATTGTCCAAAAATGACTCCTATGTTATGTCTGCTTCTGGTGGCAAAGTGTCCTTGTTCAATATGATGACATTCAAG GTCATGACTACTTTCATGGCGCCTCCACCTGCTGCAACTTTCCTTGCATTCCACCCACAAGACAATAATATCATCGCTATTGGAATGGAGGACTCCACCATTCAAATCTACAATGTCCGCATTGATGAT GTCAAAAGTAAGCTCAAGGGCCATCAGAAAAAGATTACTGGACTTGCCTTTTCTCAATCTATGAATGTGCTAGTATCGTCGGGCGCTGATGCTCAG TTATGTGTATGGAGCATTGATGGTtgggagaaaaaaaaatcaagataCATCCAACCCCCAGCGAACCGGTCTGGCACTTTGGTTGGCGATACAAGGGTGCAGTTCCACAATGACCAGACACATCTTTTGGTAGTTCATGAGAGCCAATTGGCGATCTATGATGGAAATCTTGAATGTTTGCGCTCG TGGTCCCCAAGAGATGCACTCCCAGCTCCAATCTCGAGTGCAATATACTCGTGCGATGGTCTCTTAGTCTATGCTGCATTCTGCGATGGTGCTATTGGAGTCTTTGAAGCGGAATCTCTTCGATTGCGTTGCAGGATTGCACCTTCTGCATACATTCCGCCTTCAATACTACCTGG TCCTGGACGCGTTTACCCCTTGGTGGTTGCTGCTCATCCCGTGGAGCCTAACCAGATTGCACTCGGTATGAGCGATGGTAAAGTCCATGTGGTTGAGCCATTAGACGCGGACCCAAAGTGGGGGACAGCACCGCCTCAGGACAACGGAGCGCACCCAGCGATATCAGCCGCGCCGTCAGCTGCTAGCAACCAGGCATCTGATCAGCCGACAAGGTGA
- the LOC112896765 gene encoding uncharacterized protein LOC112896765 gives MAGEEAAEGSRSRRRMDLNLYLGLPPLPRPPGRLDAALDCPLLMPNSTGPAPDAPRAGEPEESLAPAAAYSPSNALSTPEEQPMLDPIVYAWLDGHSTDGEEDADAPELAPVEGANVTRPLVAASGLEGDDLTPWVERFVRPGRVAGAGGGMEMVSTSILRRSVRGAAAIEAGTPELRFQRVIQISQQHSIVRPGSANRSQRAASPEADRLVWAIQRTHNSLEAARRQKLDGDNKVGGKGAAKKDGCCECSSSFECNICLDPAKEPVVTPCGHLFCWPCLYQWLHSHSAHSECPVCKGEVLEVNVTPIYGRGGEEGDSATLDMPPRPRANRRESLRQQLQMTDTRGIATVVRQLIENQGIVRGLPSPTGIEMTVVPGGRQRARARRQQRQDNNASSVVPATAIMLNMGNAASESSNQIPLPPSNSDNIAPAAPAAPQQSSSVEQMSNSSTTAVIMGGPGSSRRSRPSESTITRRTRRRQQ, from the coding sequence ATGGCGGGCGAGGAGGCTGCGGAGGGCAGCCGGAGCAGGAGGCGCATGGATCTAAACCTGTACCTCGGCCTCCCTCCATTGCCGCGGCCTCCGGGCCGGCTCGACGCCGCGCTCGATTGCCCGTTGTTGATGCCCAACTCGACAGGTCCTGCGCCGGATGCCCCAAGAGCGGGCGAGCCTGAAGAATCGCTCGCCCCGGCGGCGGCCTACTCCCCGTCGAATGCGCTCTCTACCCCGGAGGAGCAGCCGATGCTTGATCCCATAGTTTATGCCTGGCTCGACGGCCACAGCACCGATGGTGAAGAGGACGCTGATGCTCCTGAGCTGGCACCAGTGGAAGGTGCCAATGTCACACGGCCGCTGGTTGCTGCCTCTGGGTTGGAAGGGGATGATCTTACACCTTGGGTGGAAAGGTTTGTGCGCCCTGGTCGGGTGGCTGGTGCTGGTGGTGGAATGGAGATGGTTAGCACAAGCATACTGCGTCGGTCCGTTCGAGGGGCTGCTGCGATTGAAGCAGGGACTCCTGAGCTCCGCTTTCAGAGGGTGATCCAGATTAGCCAGCAGCACAGCATTGTGAGGCCAGGATCAGCTAACCGCAGCCAACGGGCAGCTAGTCCAGAAGCGGATAGGCTGGTCTGGGCAATCCAACGCACCCATAACTCTTTAGAAGCAGCAAGGCGGCAAAAGCTGGATGGCGACAATAAGGTGGGTGGAAAGGGTGCTGCTAAGAAGGATGGGTGCTGCGAATGCAGCTCCAGCTTTGAGTGCAATATCTGTCTTGACCCGGCTAAAGAGCCCGTGGTTACACCTTGCGGTCATCTCTTCTGCTGGCCATGCTTGTACCAGTGGCTTCATTCTCATTCAGCACACTCTGAGTGCCCTGTCTGCAAGGGCGAGGTGCTTGAAGTGAATGTCACTCCGATTTATGGAAGAGGCGGTGAAGAAGGAGATTCCGCTACCCTTGACATGCCACCCAGGCCGCGAGCAAACAGAAGGGAGAGCCTGAGACAGCAGCTGCAAATGACAGACACAAGAGGAATAGCAACAGTAGTGAGGCAGTTGATAGAAAACCAGGGCATAGTGAGAGGCCTCCCGAGCCCAACAGGGATTGAGATGACCGTGGTTCCTGGAGGCCGGCAAAGGGCTAGGGCTCGGAGACAGCAAAGGCAAGATAACAATGCATCGTCTGTCGTACCTGCAACTGCAATAATGCTGAATATGGGCAATGCTGCCTCTGAGAGCAGCAATCAAATACCATTGCCACCTTCTAATTCTGACAATATTGCACCGGCGGCTCCTGCAGCTCCTCAGCAGTCATCATCTGTGGAGCAAATGTCGAATTCTAGCACCACAGCTGTTATCATGGGAGGGCCTGGGTCAAGTAGGCGGTCAAGACCTTCAGAGTCCACAATCACAAGAAGAACAAGGAGGCGGCAACAGTAG
- the LOC112896763 gene encoding pentatricopeptide repeat-containing protein At4g22760, whose amino-acid sequence MRAPPAAAAAAGFNSPWTLAIRAAADQGRPRRAVALYLSSLRASHRPCPFALAAVLKSVPRLPAHDARPAAASLHAHLLRLGLLSHPYPHAALAHLYSRLLPAHAPDLLDGAPALRRHSLLVASNSLLASRLRAGDIPAARALFDTMPARDVVSWNSMVAGLAKAGHLDEAIELFGQMPERNAASWNALLCGFIAQGQLARARELFERMPVRNNVSWITMISGYSKAGDVQAAADLFERMESKDLYAWNAMIACYAQNGCAQEALGIFNRMMKPHVWVLPNEKTFSSVISACSQLGDLTFGLWVESFMGSVGVELDDHLRTALVDLYTKSGRMDRAFDLFRGLRMRDLVSYSAMIVGYGMHGKLSEAVGLFKEMSDAKIDPNAVTFVGLLSAYSHAGLVEEARACFASMSSKYRINPTVEHYTIMVDLLGRNGKLDEAFQLIMQMPMRPHASVWGALLLACRLHNNVELGEIVASKCFELEPEETGYYILLGNIYAQAKKWEKVKRLRNLMVERGLSKVPGSSWVQVA is encoded by the coding sequence ATGCGCgcccctcccgccgccgccgccgcagccggctTCAACTCGCCGTGGACGCTCGCCATCCGCGCCGCGGCGGACCAgggccggccccgccgcgccgtcgcgcTCTACCTCTCGTCACTCCGCGCCTCGCACCGCCCCTGCCCCttcgccctcgccgccgtcctcaAGTCCGTGCCCCGCCTCCCGGCCCACGACGCGCGCCCCGCGGCGGCCTCCCTCCACgcgcacctcctccgcctcggcctcctctcccaCCCATACCCGCACGCCGCGCTCGCCCACCTCTACTCCCGCCTCCTTCCCGCGCACGCACCGGACCTGCTCGATGGCGCGCCCGCGCTGCGCCGCCACTCCCTCCTCGTCGCGTCCAACTCGCTCCTCGCCTCCCGCCTCCGCGCGGGGGAcatccccgccgcgcgcgccctgtTCGATACGATGCCCGCGCGGGACGTCGTGTCGTGGAACTCCATGGTGGCCGGCCTCGCCAAGGCCGGCCACCTCGACGAGGCCATCGAGCTGTTCGGCCAAATGCCCGAGAGGAACGCCGCGTCCTGGAACGCTCTACTGTGCGGGTTCATCGCGCAGGGCCAGCTAGCCCGAGCGAGAGAGCTGTTTGAGCGGATGCCCGTCAGGAACAATGTCTCCTGGATCACGATGATCTCAGGGTACTCCAAGGCCGGGGACGTCCAAGCTGCTGCTGACCTGTTCGAGAGGATGGAGAGTAAGGACCTTTATGCCTGGAACGCGATGATTGCGTGCTATGCGCAGAATGGCTGCGCCCAGGAGGCGCTTGGTATTTTTAACCGGATGATGAAGCCACATGTTTGGGTGCTACCCAATGAGAAGACTTTCTCATCTGTCATCTCTGCTTGCTCGCAGCTGGGGGACTTGACGTTCGGCCTCTGGGTCGAGAGTTTCATGGGCTCTGTGGGGGTTGAGCTGGATGATCACCTGCGCACCGCTCTGGTTGATTTGTACACCAAGAGCGGGCGGATGGATAGAGCTTTCGACTTGTTCAGAGGATTGCGAATGAGAGACCTGGTGTCTTACAGCGCAATGATAGTGGGCTATGGGATGCATGGAAAGTTAAGTGAAGCTGTTGGCTTGTTCAAGGAAATGTCTGATGCGAAGATTGATCCTAACGCGGTGACCTTTGTGGGGTTGTTGTCTGCATACAGTCATGCGGGACTGGTGGAAGAAGCCCGCGCTTGCTTCGCTTCTATGTCAAGCAAATATAGGATTAATCCCACAGTGGAGCACTACACCATTATGGTAGATCTTCTTGGGCGTAACGGAAAGTTGGACGAAGCGTTCCAGCTGATCATGCAGATGCCAATGCGGCCACATGCTAGTGTTTGGGGTGCCTTGCTTCTTGCTTGCAGGTTGCACAACAATGTTGAGCTTGGGGAGATTGTTGCTTCAAAATGCTTTGAACTGGAGCCTGAAGAGACTGGATATTACATTCTCTTAGGTAACATTTATGCACAAGCAAAAAAGTGGGAAAAGGTTAAGAGGTTAAGGAACTTGATGGTGGAAAGAGGTTTGAGTAAGGTTCCTGGGAGTAGCTGGGTGCAGGTTGCATAA
- the LOC112896764 gene encoding pentatricopeptide repeat-containing protein At1g07590, mitochondrial, whose product MLLLRALLRRRRPPLPAHVPAAGFFTSSGCDALAPPPPPLPGPPPAAEGPRDEPGQEGSLARRVERAASVCAAMRGWMADGRAVHRGHVFHAVNRLRRHRRHRTALQVMEWIMRERPYKLSELDYSYLLEFTAKVHGISEAESLFLRVPQEYQKELLYNNLVIAALDLGLIKHSYAYMRKMRELSLPISPYVYNRLIILHSSPGRRKTISKILSQMKADRVTPHTSTYNILLKIQTNEHNIDGVARVFNDMKRAKIEPNEITYGILAIAHAVARLYTVCQTYVEAIENSMTGTNWSTLEILLILYGYLGKEKELKRTWEIMQGLPHIRSKSFILAIEAFGKVGSIEQAEKIWVNINSTKKLSLTEQFNSILSVYCRHGIVDKASAVFKQMRASGCQPNAITYRHLALGCLKSGLVKEALNTMDMGKKEVVTKKVRSSTPWLETTHMLLENFAEIGDLENAKRVYGELSESKYCRNSFVYNTLLKAYVKAKVYEPDLLRTMILRGAMPDAETYSLLRLIEQFKI is encoded by the exons ATGCTGCTGCTACGGGCGCtgctccggcgccggcggccgccgctccccgcccaCGTCCCCGCCGCAGGATTCTTCACCAGCTCCGGGTGCGACGCCctcgcccctcctccgcctccgctgccGGGGCCTCCTCCTGCGGCGGAGGGGCCCCGCGATGAGCCGGGGCAGGAGGGCTCGCTGGCGCGGCGGGTGGAGCGGGCGGCGTCGGTGTGCGCGGCCATGCGGGGGTGGATGGCAGACGGCCGCGCCGTGCACCGCGGACACGTCTTCCACGCCGTCAACCGCCTCCGACGCCACCGCCGGCACCGCACCGCCCTCCAG GTCATGGAATGGATCATGAGAGAGAGGCCCTACAAGCTGAGTGAGCTTGATTACTCATATCTCCTAGAGTTCACGGCTAAAGTCCATGGCATTTCTGAAGCGGAAAGTCTTTTCCTTCGGGTGCCTCAGGAATACCAGAAAGAGCTGCTCTATAACAACCTTGTCATCGCTGCTTTGGATCTGGGTCTGATCAAGCATTCCTACGCGTACATGAGGAAAATGAGGGAATTGTCCCTGCCAATTTCGCCATATGTTTACAACCGCCTGATCATCCTCCATTCTTCACCTGGGCGCAGGAAAACTATATCCAAGATCCTTTCTCAGATGAAAGCTGATCGTGTAACCCCTCACACGTCAACCTACAACATCTTGTTGAAGATACAGACCAATGAGCACAACATTGATGGGGTAGCGAGGGTGTTCAATGATATGAAGAGAGCAAAGATTGAACCCAATGAGATCACTTATGGCATTCTAGCTATTGCACATGCTGTAGCAAGACTCTATACTGTTTGCCAGACATATGTAGAAGCCATTGAGAATTCCATGACAGGTACTAATTGGTCTACACTGGAAATTCTTTTAATCTTATATGGATACCTTGGGAAGGAAAAGGAGCTAAAGAGAACATGGGAGATCATGCAAGGTCTCCCTCATATTCGATCAAAAAGCTTCATACTAGCAATTGAAGCATTTGGAAAGGTTGGGTCCATTGAACAGGCAGAGAAGATATGGGTCAATATAAATTCAACGAAGAAGTTAAGCCTTACAGAACAGTTCAATTCCATTTTATCAGTTTACTGCAGGCATGGTATTGTGGATAAAGCATCAGCTGTGTTCAAACAAATGAGAGCAAGTGGATGCCAGCCGAATGCTATTACTTATCGCCACTTAGCTTTAGGTTGCTTGAAATCGGGTCTTGTTAAAGAAGCTTTGAACACAATGGATATGGGGAAGAAAGAAGTTGTCACTAAGAAGGTGAGAAGTTCAACACCGTGGTTGGAGACTACCCATATGTTGCTTGAGAACTTTGCAGAAATTGGTGACTTGGAAAATGCAAAGAGAGTATATGGAGAACTGAGTGAATCAAAATATTGTAGGAATTCCTTTGTGTACAACACCCTCCTTAAAGCCTATGTGAAGGCAAAAGTTTATGAGCCAGATTTGTTGAGGACAATGATTCTGAGAGGGGCAATGCCTGATGCTGAGACATATAGCCTTCTCAGACTGATCGAACAGTTCAAGATATGA